From the genome of Erythrobacter litoralis, one region includes:
- a CDS encoding DOMON-like domain-containing protein, with product MIPLMLHRSCDLGPIRAVTARIDATATGLEAEFRLDGTLEGIVLPPSGPSIRADGLWKSTCFEVFWQGIGEEGYREFNFAPSGKWAAYGFDSYREGMREAPVKAIALSCSHASARGSGEMVLRANVAADLASPAQVGLSAVIEHRGGGLQYWALAFAPGQPDFHSEACRQLIVER from the coding sequence ATGATCCCCCTCATGCTTCACCGCTCGTGCGATCTCGGCCCCATCCGCGCCGTGACCGCCCGGATCGACGCGACCGCGACCGGCCTCGAGGCTGAATTCCGTCTCGACGGGACGCTCGAAGGCATCGTGCTGCCGCCCTCCGGCCCATCGATCCGCGCCGATGGATTGTGGAAATCGACCTGTTTCGAAGTGTTCTGGCAGGGGATCGGCGAGGAAGGCTACCGCGAGTTCAACTTCGCGCCATCGGGCAAATGGGCGGCCTATGGCTTCGACAGCTACCGAGAGGGAATGCGCGAGGCGCCGGTCAAGGCGATCGCCTTGTCGTGTTCGCATGCAAGCGCGAGGGGGTCAGGGGAAATGGTACTGAGGGCGAATGTCGCCGCCGACCTCGCCTCACCCGCGCAGGTCGGGCTGAGTGCCGTGATCGAACATCGCGGCGGGGGGCTGCAATATTGGGCGCTCGCCTTTGCGCCCGGGCAGCCCGATTTCCATTCCGAAGCCTGCCGCCAGTTGATCGTCGAGCGCTAG
- a CDS encoding methyl-accepting chemotaxis protein, with protein MKPTAIDTANAAELGTIPESCGAVTVGCSDVAGVVKAVIRSSETLRAEHEALRETVSALEADHTRVAEASDEARLLSERATDRLEEGTRLIQSSLAQINSLLELVDALGQHVTSFSAAMEQVRRSAKDIEDIAETTNILALNATIEAMRAGDAGRTFAVVASEVKSLASDTRRATDEIAATIDALGEEAGVVIGRIEAGSQASGEAKASVARIENTITSVGELVEEVDRQNDVIARSTGTIGGHVSAVQDVLTSFDAAALDNERQLKGAHRRMEELELTASEMFDRIVHAGLSPQDSAMVERAQDIARRIVERTEKALADGKLSEAALFDTDYASVEGSNPPLFRTGLSDFADESWRPVLDEVKGSDSRVLAAACTDMNGFLPTHLSEFSRKPIGDLTHDTQYCRNGRIILDPIDKRAKQSTASYMMATYRQEGDGEQYVVVRNVYVPIKVAGRQWGHLELAYTFR; from the coding sequence ATGAAGCCGACTGCAATCGACACTGCCAATGCGGCCGAACTGGGCACGATCCCGGAAAGCTGCGGCGCGGTCACGGTCGGATGCAGCGATGTAGCAGGGGTGGTGAAGGCGGTCATCAGATCGTCCGAAACCCTGCGCGCCGAACACGAGGCACTGCGCGAGACGGTCTCCGCGCTCGAGGCCGATCACACCCGCGTCGCCGAAGCGAGCGACGAAGCGCGGCTGCTGTCGGAACGCGCGACCGACCGGCTTGAAGAAGGCACGCGGCTGATCCAGTCATCGCTCGCCCAGATCAATTCGCTGCTCGAACTGGTCGATGCGCTGGGCCAGCACGTCACCAGCTTTTCCGCCGCGATGGAGCAGGTTCGCCGCAGCGCCAAGGATATCGAGGACATCGCAGAGACGACCAACATCCTCGCATTGAACGCCACGATCGAGGCGATGCGGGCGGGTGATGCCGGGCGCACCTTTGCCGTCGTGGCGAGCGAGGTGAAAAGCCTTGCCAGCGACACCCGCCGCGCGACCGATGAAATCGCCGCGACGATCGACGCTCTGGGCGAAGAAGCGGGCGTCGTCATCGGCCGGATCGAGGCAGGCAGCCAGGCGAGCGGCGAGGCCAAGGCCTCTGTCGCGCGGATCGAGAACACCATCACGAGCGTCGGCGAACTGGTCGAGGAAGTCGACCGCCAGAACGATGTCATCGCCCGCTCCACGGGCACGATCGGCGGCCATGTCTCGGCGGTGCAGGACGTGCTGACGAGCTTCGATGCGGCAGCGCTCGACAACGAACGCCAATTGAAGGGCGCACATCGGCGGATGGAGGAACTCGAACTCACCGCGAGCGAGATGTTCGACCGGATCGTCCATGCCGGCCTCAGCCCGCAGGACAGCGCCATGGTCGAACGCGCGCAGGACATCGCGCGGCGGATCGTGGAACGGACCGAAAAGGCGCTTGCCGACGGAAAGCTGAGCGAGGCCGCGCTGTTCGATACCGATTACGCCAGCGTCGAGGGCAGCAACCCGCCGCTTTTCCGCACGGGCCTATCGGATTTCGCGGACGAGAGCTGGCGGCCCGTACTCGACGAGGTCAAGGGTTCGGACAGCCGCGTGCTGGCGGCCGCGTGCACCGACATGAACGGGTTCCTGCCGACGCACCTCAGCGAGTTTTCAAGGAAACCGATCGGCGATCTCACCCACGACACCCAATATTGCCGCAACGGGCGGATCATCCTCGATCCGATAGACAAGCGCGCCAAGCAGAGCACCGCGTCCTACATGATGGCGACCTACCGTCAGGAAGGCGACGGGGAGCAATATGTCGTGGTGCGCAACGTCTATGTGCCGATCAAGGTTGCAGGGCGGCAATGGGGGCACCTGGAACTCGCCTACACCTTCCGATGA
- a CDS encoding serine hydrolase, with product MNRTAFLVAVAAALAAPLPLAAQDTAPVASEPVAQAASSALEARADEVVAVINGDIAPEEVFSDSFFADVPPERFRAISQQLTGQFGAAIAVETLDPADGTRARIEIRMEKAIAKGGIAIDPAAENRVSELLFRTFDPIDDSAAKIRADLAALPGTTNALFARLDRLDQPVFAVNADTQLALGSAFKLYVLSALAEAVEAGDLAWDDVVELTEKSFPSGQMQDWPQGAPVTLHTLATMMISISDNTATDQLISVLGKDRVEAEIAASGNADPSRSVPLLTTRELFAMRGVSEEFLAAYRAADDDGQRAMLAAMTEADVSMEQVQATFATETPGAIDIEWFASPRDLAGLLARIAGREDDSARGVMAVQPRLSEERAADWTYAGFKGGSEPGVLNLTWLLRDGQGEYWILTAGWNNPDAGLENAALETIAQRILSLSR from the coding sequence ATGAACCGTACCGCCTTCCTTGTCGCCGTCGCCGCCGCATTGGCAGCGCCCTTGCCGCTTGCGGCGCAGGATACCGCCCCCGTTGCCAGCGAACCTGTCGCACAGGCCGCAAGCAGTGCGCTCGAAGCGCGAGCGGACGAGGTCGTGGCCGTCATCAACGGCGACATCGCGCCCGAAGAGGTGTTTTCCGACAGCTTCTTCGCCGATGTCCCGCCCGAACGGTTCCGCGCGATCTCGCAGCAGCTCACCGGCCAGTTCGGTGCGGCGATCGCGGTCGAGACGCTCGATCCGGCGGACGGGACCCGCGCCCGGATCGAAATCCGCATGGAAAAGGCCATCGCCAAGGGCGGCATCGCGATCGACCCGGCGGCGGAAAACCGGGTGAGCGAATTGCTGTTCCGGACCTTCGATCCGATCGATGACAGTGCCGCCAAGATCCGCGCCGACCTCGCCGCGCTGCCGGGCACGACCAACGCCCTGTTCGCGCGGCTCGACCGGCTCGACCAGCCCGTGTTCGCGGTCAATGCCGATACGCAGCTCGCGCTGGGCTCTGCATTCAAGCTCTACGTGCTCTCGGCGCTTGCCGAGGCGGTAGAAGCGGGCGATCTGGCATGGGACGACGTGGTCGAACTGACCGAGAAATCCTTTCCCAGCGGGCAGATGCAGGACTGGCCGCAGGGCGCGCCGGTCACGCTTCACACGCTGGCGACGATGATGATCTCGATCAGCGACAACACCGCGACCGACCAGCTTATCAGCGTCCTGGGCAAGGACCGTGTCGAGGCCGAAATCGCCGCCTCGGGCAATGCCGACCCCTCGCGCAGCGTGCCGCTGCTGACCACGCGCGAGCTGTTCGCGATGCGCGGGGTGAGCGAGGAATTCCTCGCCGCCTATCGCGCCGCCGATGACGATGGACAGCGCGCGATGCTGGCCGCGATGACCGAAGCGGATGTCTCGATGGAGCAGGTCCAGGCGACCTTCGCGACCGAAACGCCCGGTGCGATCGACATCGAATGGTTCGCCTCGCCGCGCGACCTTGCAGGGCTCCTTGCGCGCATTGCCGGGCGCGAAGACGACTCCGCGCGCGGCGTGATGGCGGTGCAGCCCCGCCTTTCCGAGGAGCGGGCGGCCGATTGGACCTATGCCGGTTTCAAGGGCGGATCGGAGCCGGGCGTTCTCAATCTCACCTGGCTGCTGCGCGACGGGCAGGGCGAATACTGGATCCTGACGGCGGGCTGGAACAATCCCGATGCGGGGCTGGAAAACGCCGCGCTGGAGACGATCGCCCAGCGCATCCTCTCCCTGTCACGCTAG
- the tyrS gene encoding tyrosine--tRNA ligase, protein MSTGTTTYDSDLLRLLEERGYIHQVTDPAGLDTLAAKGIVPGYIGFDATAPSLHVGSLVQIMMLRRLQQAGHKPIVVMGGGTTKIGDPSGKDESRKLLTPDVIDANIASIFTVFERLLTFGDGPTDAVMVNNDEWLSSLGYIELLRDVGPHFTINRMLTFDSVKLRLEREQPLTFLEFNYMILQAYDFLELARRYGCRLQMGGSDQWGNIVNGMELGRRMEGRELFGLTTPLLTTADGAKMGKTAAGAVWLNDDQLPAYDFWQYWRNCDDRDVGRFLRLFTDLALDEIARLEALEGAEINAAKVVLANEVTKLVRGEEAARTAEATARETFAGGAGEDLPTLAVSEEGMRIGAVLTELGFTASNGEAKRKLAEGAVKLDGETVNDPGFLVLPDAGSSLRLSLGKKKHALVTR, encoded by the coding sequence ATGAGCACGGGCACGACGACATACGATTCCGACCTTCTGCGCCTGCTGGAGGAGCGCGGCTACATCCACCAGGTCACCGACCCTGCAGGCCTCGACACGCTCGCCGCGAAGGGCATCGTGCCCGGTTACATCGGCTTCGACGCGACCGCGCCTTCGCTCCACGTGGGCAGTCTCGTCCAGATCATGATGCTGCGCAGGTTGCAGCAGGCCGGGCACAAGCCGATCGTGGTGATGGGCGGCGGCACGACCAAGATCGGCGATCCGTCGGGCAAGGACGAAAGCCGCAAGCTTCTCACCCCCGATGTGATCGACGCCAACATCGCCTCGATCTTTACCGTGTTCGAGCGGCTGCTCACCTTCGGCGACGGGCCGACCGATGCCGTCATGGTCAACAATGACGAATGGCTCTCCTCGCTCGGCTATATCGAATTGCTGCGCGATGTCGGGCCGCATTTCACGATCAACCGGATGCTGACTTTCGATTCGGTCAAGCTGCGGCTCGAGCGCGAACAGCCGCTGACCTTCCTCGAATTCAATTACATGATCCTCCAGGCCTACGACTTCCTCGAACTCGCGCGGCGTTACGGCTGCCGGTTGCAGATGGGCGGGTCGGACCAGTGGGGAAATATCGTCAACGGCATGGAACTGGGCCGCCGGATGGAAGGGCGCGAGTTGTTCGGCCTGACGACGCCGCTGCTCACCACCGCCGACGGGGCGAAGATGGGCAAGACTGCGGCAGGCGCGGTATGGCTCAACGATGACCAGCTTCCGGCATACGATTTCTGGCAATACTGGCGCAATTGCGACGACCGCGACGTCGGGCGGTTCCTGCGCCTGTTCACCGACCTTGCGCTGGACGAGATCGCTCGGCTCGAAGCGCTCGAAGGGGCCGAGATCAACGCGGCCAAGGTGGTGCTGGCGAACGAGGTGACGAAGCTGGTCCGCGGCGAAGAAGCCGCGCGCACCGCCGAGGCGACCGCGCGCGAGACCTTTGCGGGCGGCGCGGGCGAGGACCTGCCGACCCTTGCCGTGAGCGAGGAAGGCATGCGGATCGGCGCCGTGCTGACCGAGCTCGGCTTCACCGCGTCCAATGGCGAGGCGAAGCGAAAGCTTGCCGAGGGAGCGGTGAAACTGGACGGCGAGACGGTGAACGATCCCGGCTTTCTGGTCCTGCCGGATGCGGGCTCGAGCCTGCGGCTCAGCCTCGGCAAGAAGAAGCACGCTCTCGTCACGCGCTGA
- a CDS encoding vWA domain-containing protein: MFFNFVDELRAAGIGASFKEHLTLLEALDRDVIEQTPEAFYYLSRATFVKDEGLIDRFDQVFHKVFKGVLTDYGQNPVDIPEDWLKAVAEKMLSEEEMAEIEKLGSWDEIMETLKKRLEEQEKRHQGGNKWIGTGGTSPFGNSGYNPEGVRIGGESKHKRAVKVWEKREFRNLDSTRELGTRNIKMALRRLRRFAREGAADELDIDETIRGTAKQGWLDIHMRPERHNAVKLLLFLDVGGSMDPFIKLCEELFSAATSEFKNLEFFYFHNCLYEGVWKDNRRRWQERTKTWDVLHKYGHDYKVIFVGDAAMSPYEITHAGGSVEHMNDEAGAVWMKRVTDTYPATVWLNPVPEKQWGYSQSTKMMRQLVDDRMYPLTLDGLEDATRELSRKQGH, encoded by the coding sequence ATGTTCTTCAATTTCGTCGATGAATTGCGCGCGGCCGGAATCGGCGCCAGCTTCAAGGAGCACCTCACCCTCCTGGAGGCGCTCGACCGGGACGTGATCGAGCAGACGCCCGAGGCGTTCTACTACCTCTCCCGCGCGACCTTCGTGAAGGATGAAGGCCTGATCGACCGGTTCGACCAGGTGTTCCACAAGGTCTTCAAGGGCGTGCTGACCGATTACGGGCAGAACCCGGTCGACATTCCCGAGGACTGGCTGAAAGCGGTCGCTGAGAAGATGCTCAGCGAAGAGGAAATGGCCGAGATCGAGAAGCTCGGCAGCTGGGACGAGATCATGGAGACGCTGAAGAAGCGGCTCGAGGAACAGGAAAAGCGCCACCAGGGCGGCAACAAGTGGATCGGCACCGGCGGGACTTCGCCCTTCGGCAATTCGGGCTACAATCCCGAAGGCGTGCGGATCGGCGGCGAGTCCAAGCACAAGCGCGCGGTCAAGGTCTGGGAAAAGCGCGAGTTCAGGAACCTCGACTCGACCCGCGAACTGGGAACCCGCAACATCAAGATGGCGCTGCGCCGCCTGCGCCGTTTCGCGCGCGAGGGCGCTGCGGACGAGCTCGACATCGATGAGACGATCCGCGGCACGGCCAAGCAGGGCTGGCTCGACATCCACATGCGGCCCGAACGGCACAATGCGGTGAAACTGCTGCTGTTTCTCGACGTGGGCGGGTCGATGGACCCCTTCATCAAGCTTTGCGAGGAATTGTTCAGCGCGGCGACGAGCGAATTCAAGAACCTCGAATTCTTCTACTTCCACAACTGCCTTTACGAAGGCGTGTGGAAGGACAACAGGCGCCGCTGGCAGGAACGCACCAAGACCTGGGACGTGCTCCACAAATACGGCCACGATTACAAGGTGATCTTCGTCGGCGACGCGGCGATGAGCCCCTACGAGATCACCCATGCGGGCGGCAGCGTCGAACACATGAACGATGAAGCCGGCGCGGTCTGGATGAAGCGCGTGACCGACACCTATCCTGCGACGGTGTGGCTCAACCCCGTGCCGGAAAAGCAGTGGGGCTATTCGCAATCGACCAAGATGATGCGCCAGCTGGTCGATGACCGGATGTATCCGCTGACGCTCGACGGGCTGGAGGATGCGACGCGCGAATTGAGCCGCAAGCAGGGCCATTGA
- a CDS encoding AAA family ATPase produces MTDQQQQRFEGTKNYIATEDLKVAVNAAVLLRRPLLVKGEPGTGKTVLAHEIAKAIDAPLIEWNVKSTTKAHQGLYEYDAVARLRDGQLGDERVHDIRNYIKKGKLWEAFTSPQLPVLLIDEIDKADIEFPNDLLQELDRMSFDVYETQERIEAKERPIVVITSNNEKELPDAFLRRCFFHYIKFPDRETMQEIIDVHYPGIQKTLVKKAMDVFYELREVPGLKKKPSTSELLDWLKLLMNEDMPLETLQDSNPNNAIPPLHGALLKNEQDVMMFERLAFMARRNPS; encoded by the coding sequence ATGACCGATCAGCAGCAGCAGCGCTTCGAAGGCACCAAGAACTACATCGCGACCGAGGATCTCAAAGTCGCCGTCAACGCCGCGGTGCTGCTGCGCCGCCCGCTGCTGGTCAAGGGCGAGCCGGGCACGGGCAAGACCGTCCTCGCGCATGAAATCGCCAAGGCGATCGACGCGCCGCTGATCGAATGGAACGTCAAATCCACCACCAAGGCGCATCAGGGCCTCTACGAATACGACGCGGTCGCCCGTCTGCGCGACGGCCAGCTGGGCGATGAACGCGTCCACGACATCCGCAACTACATCAAAAAGGGCAAGCTGTGGGAGGCCTTCACCTCGCCGCAGCTTCCCGTTCTTCTGATCGACGAGATCGACAAGGCCGACATCGAATTCCCGAACGACCTGCTGCAGGAACTCGACCGGATGAGCTTCGACGTCTACGAGACGCAGGAGCGGATCGAGGCGAAGGAACGCCCGATCGTCGTCATCACCTCGAACAATGAAAAGGAGTTGCCCGACGCATTCCTGCGGCGGTGCTTCTTCCACTACATCAAGTTCCCCGACCGCGAGACGATGCAGGAAATCATCGACGTCCACTATCCCGGCATCCAGAAGACGCTGGTGAAGAAGGCGATGGACGTGTTCTACGAACTGCGCGAGGTGCCCGGTCTGAAGAAGAAGCCCTCGACGAGCGAACTGCTCGACTGGCTCAAGCTGCTGATGAACGAGGACATGCCGCTCGAAACGCTGCAGGATTCGAACCCGAACAACGCGATTCCCCCATTGCACGGCGCGCTGCTTAAGAACGAACAGGACGTGATGATGTTCGAACGGCTCGCCTTCATGGCGCGGCGCAATCCTTCATAG
- a CDS encoding exo-beta-N-acetylmuramidase NamZ domain-containing protein yields MKFGIDRLLENRSLLTELEGRRVALVAHPASVTADLTHSLDALVGAGVNVTSAFGPQHGLKGDKQDNMVESADEFDPVYGIPVFSLYGEVRRPTARMMESADVFLFDLQDLGCRIYTFVTTLLYLLEEAAKEGKSVWVLDRPNPAGRPVEGTMLVPGQESFVGAAPMPMRHGLTMGEMGHWFARHFGLDVDYRVVAMEGWQPDGEGKGWPTSRVWVNPSPNAANVNMARCYAGTVMLEGTTLSEGRGTTRPLEVLFGAPDIDAKAVLAEMHALAPEWCTGAALRECWFEPTFHKHSGSLCNALMLHAEGPFYAHDAFRPWRLQALAFKAIRRLYADYDLWRDFPYEYELDRLAIDVINGGPSLREWVDDAEAAPGDLDALASHDEAAWIADVREHLLY; encoded by the coding sequence GTGAAATTCGGCATCGACCGCCTGCTCGAAAACCGTTCCCTCCTGACCGAACTGGAAGGGCGGCGCGTCGCGCTGGTCGCCCATCCGGCCAGCGTGACCGCCGACCTGACGCACAGCCTCGATGCGCTCGTGGGGGCGGGGGTGAACGTCACCAGCGCCTTTGGTCCCCAGCATGGGCTGAAGGGTGACAAGCAGGACAACATGGTCGAAAGCGCGGACGAATTCGATCCCGTCTACGGCATCCCTGTCTTCTCGCTCTATGGCGAAGTCCGCCGCCCGACGGCGCGGATGATGGAAAGCGCGGACGTCTTCCTGTTCGACCTGCAGGACCTCGGCTGCCGGATCTACACCTTCGTCACGACCCTGCTCTATCTGCTCGAAGAGGCCGCCAAGGAGGGCAAGAGCGTCTGGGTACTGGACCGTCCGAACCCCGCCGGGCGCCCGGTCGAGGGGACGATGCTGGTGCCGGGGCAGGAAAGCTTCGTCGGCGCCGCGCCGATGCCGATGCGCCACGGGCTTACGATGGGCGAGATGGGCCATTGGTTCGCCCGCCATTTCGGCCTCGATGTCGATTACAGGGTGGTGGCGATGGAAGGCTGGCAGCCCGACGGCGAGGGGAAGGGGTGGCCGACGTCGCGGGTGTGGGTGAACCCCTCGCCCAATGCCGCCAACGTGAACATGGCGCGCTGTTATGCCGGGACCGTGATGCTCGAAGGCACCACGCTGTCGGAGGGTCGCGGGACCACGCGGCCATTGGAAGTGCTGTTCGGCGCGCCAGACATTGACGCCAAGGCAGTGCTCGCGGAAATGCATGCGCTTGCGCCCGAATGGTGCACGGGCGCGGCATTGCGCGAATGCTGGTTCGAACCAACTTTCCACAAGCACTCAGGTTCGCTTTGCAACGCCTTGATGTTGCACGCCGAAGGGCCCTTCTATGCGCATGACGCATTCCGTCCCTGGAGGCTCCAGGCACTCGCCTTCAAGGCGATCCGCAGGCTTTATGCGGATTATGACCTGTGGCGCGATTTCCCTTACGAATACGAATTGGACCGGCTCGCAATCGACGTCATCAATGGCGGGCCGTCCCTGCGCGAATGGGTCGATGACGCCGAAGCGGCGCCGGGCGATCTCGACGCGCTGGCGTCACATGACGAAGCGGCGTGGATCGCCGATGTGCGCGAACACCTGCTGTACTGA
- a CDS encoding TspO/MBR family protein — MDIEWTPAIVAAAWAIILGGAGGALTDIGEWYRNLKKPSWQPPDWLFGPAWTIILGLSGWSFYLAWTAAETTAAGIAIGALFGVNFVLHFAWSPLFFKLKRPDFALIENVFLWLSVFALCLFLPLWSPLAGWLNLPYISWVSFALLLNWKIVQLNAPFGQRPAEA, encoded by the coding sequence ATGGATATCGAATGGACCCCCGCGATTGTCGCCGCCGCATGGGCGATAATTCTTGGCGGCGCGGGCGGTGCGCTGACCGATATCGGAGAGTGGTATCGCAATCTGAAAAAGCCCAGCTGGCAGCCGCCCGACTGGCTGTTCGGCCCGGCATGGACGATCATTCTCGGGCTATCGGGCTGGAGCTTCTACCTCGCCTGGACCGCCGCCGAAACGACCGCCGCCGGCATCGCGATCGGCGCGCTGTTCGGGGTGAATTTCGTCCTACACTTCGCCTGGTCGCCGCTCTTCTTCAAGCTGAAGCGGCCCGATTTCGCACTGATCGAGAACGTTTTCCTGTGGCTTTCGGTGTTCGCGCTGTGCCTGTTCCTGCCCCTATGGTCGCCGCTCGCGGGATGGCTCAACCTTCCCTACATTTCCTGGGTGAGCTTCGCGCTGCTGCTCAACTGGAAGATCGTGCAACTCAACGCCCCGTTCGGTCAGCGCCCCGCCGAGGCGTGA
- a CDS encoding nuclear transport factor 2 family protein, whose translation MTSSSRELVEGIYAAFAAGDMDRFGAALAPDVVWNEAENYPYADRNPYRGFQQIVEGVFARTAEDFDGFAVAMNDIVDGGDRVVAMGRYTGTSKATGKPLDVQAAHVWTVEGGKVVRFQQYVDTLGAARAMGAA comes from the coding sequence ATGACGTCATCTTCGCGCGAACTGGTCGAGGGCATCTACGCCGCTTTTGCAGCGGGCGACATGGACAGATTCGGCGCGGCGCTGGCGCCCGATGTGGTCTGGAACGAGGCGGAAAATTACCCTTACGCCGACCGCAATCCCTATCGCGGATTTCAGCAGATCGTGGAGGGTGTCTTTGCCCGCACGGCCGAGGATTTCGACGGTTTCGCGGTCGCGATGAATGACATCGTCGATGGCGGGGACAGGGTGGTGGCGATGGGCCGCTATACCGGCACAAGCAAGGCGACGGGCAAGCCGCTCGACGTGCAGGCGGCCCATGTCTGGACGGTGGAAGGTGGCAAGGTCGTGCGCTTCCAGCAATATGTCGACACGCTCGGCGCGGCCCGCGCAATGGGCGCGGCCTGA